Proteins from a genomic interval of Methanoplanus endosymbiosus:
- a CDS encoding ArsA family ATPase, whose amino-acid sequence MAGNGLLKQDFERIIQDSQTKLIIFGGKGGVGKTTCASAASVNLAEKKKKVLLISSDPASSVSDIFQREIGGEITEINEYLSAVEIKPEQFSEEFQSTYGDLFYKIISSIIPVKKSDTEIIPDEIAPGVEELFLLAYIMNMLSEDYDAIVLDTAPTGHTMRLLHLPDQIGKYAKAGITLNSKISGKIDTIKVWFDMDTSEDILKNTLNELLSSVESIKNVLINPDITEFIPVMIPEFLSVSETVRLINELDLNKIQVKRLIINGITPQNNCIFCGKRRKMQKKYIDETIDKCGSKMQIITAPLFPEEIAGINSVAKFASEIFPGDESAIDLLQ is encoded by the coding sequence ATGGCAGGCAATGGACTTCTAAAACAGGATTTTGAGAGAATAATTCAGGATTCACAGACTAAACTGATTATTTTTGGCGGAAAAGGAGGGGTTGGAAAGACAACCTGTGCCTCCGCAGCATCAGTTAATCTGGCAGAGAAGAAAAAGAAAGTTCTGCTGATATCTTCTGATCCTGCTTCGTCAGTATCTGATATATTTCAAAGAGAGATCGGCGGTGAAATTACAGAGATCAATGAATATTTAAGTGCTGTTGAGATTAAACCGGAACAGTTTTCAGAAGAGTTCCAGAGCACCTATGGTGATCTCTTCTATAAAATAATATCATCCATAATTCCGGTGAAAAAAAGTGATACAGAGATAATTCCGGACGAGATAGCACCCGGAGTTGAAGAGCTGTTTCTTCTGGCATATATCATGAATATGCTTTCTGAGGATTATGATGCAATAGTCCTTGATACCGCACCAACCGGTCATACCATGCGTCTTCTTCATCTTCCTGATCAGATTGGAAAGTACGCAAAGGCCGGAATTACCCTTAATTCTAAAATATCGGGTAAAATTGACACCATAAAAGTCTGGTTTGACATGGATACATCTGAGGATATTCTCAAAAATACTTTGAATGAACTTCTGTCATCAGTTGAGTCTATAAAGAATGTGCTTATAAATCCGGACATTACAGAATTTATTCCTGTTATGATCCCCGAATTTCTCTCAGTCTCTGAAACAGTGAGACTTATTAATGAACTGGATCTGAATAAAATACAGGTTAAAAGGCTGATCATTAATGGCATCACTCCTCAAAACAACTGCATCTTCTGCGGTAAAAGAAGAAAAATGCAGAAGAAGTACATTGATGAGACAATAGATAAATGCGGGTCAAAAATGCAGATAATAACCGCACCATTATTTCCGGAAGAGATTGCAGGTATAAATTCAGTGGCAAAGTTTGCATCCGAAATTTTTCCGGGAGATGAATCTGCCATTGATCTGCTGCAGTGA
- a CDS encoding gas vesicle protein: MMEAERESKATLVDLLDRILDKGVIVNADAIVSLAGIPLIAIQLNALVASVETMLSYGMWHDWDSAIRASARENHRQNAGLLPFSQNDDEILISEFPGSYWYSNGISGTWKSGKIRLTDKRILHYRARPPEMFMDIKHEDIISVRINEEADRGNINARHIDIRLKNGRTVNIIASEIMLKKGFSDLTTTPD; encoded by the coding sequence ATGATGGAAGCAGAGCGTGAAAGCAAAGCAACTCTTGTAGATCTGCTTGACCGGATTCTTGATAAGGGTGTGATAGTAAATGCCGATGCAATAGTTTCACTGGCCGGCATTCCACTGATTGCAATTCAGTTAAATGCACTTGTGGCAAGTGTTGAGACAATGCTTTCATACGGCATGTGGCATGACTGGGACTCGGCCATCCGTGCCTCAGCAAGAGAAAATCACAGACAGAACGCCGGATTACTACCTTTTTCACAGAATGATGATGAGATATTAATCTCAGAATTTCCCGGTTCATACTGGTATAGTAACGGAATCTCAGGTACATGGAAGAGCGGAAAAATCCGCCTGACTGATAAGAGAATACTTCACTACAGGGCCAGACCTCCGGAAATGTTTATGGACATAAAACATGAGGACATCATATCAGTCAGAATTAATGAGGAAGCTGACAGAGGCAATATAAATGCACGGCATATTGATATCAGGCTTAAAAACGGGAGAACTGTGAATATTATCGCATCCGAAATAATGCTTAAAAAAGGCTTTTCAGATCTGACAACTACCCCGGACTGA
- the gvpA gene encoding gas vesicle structural protein GvpA, whose product MVEKMNSSSSLVDVVDRILDKGVVVDAWVRVSLVGIELIAVEARVVISSVETWIKYGEAVGLLAEEVAA is encoded by the coding sequence ATGGTAGAAAAAATGAATTCATCCTCAAGCCTTGTGGATGTTGTGGACAGAATCCTTGACAAGGGAGTTGTAGTTGATGCATGGGTTCGCGTATCCCTTGTAGGAATTGAACTGATAGCTGTTGAAGCCCGTGTGGTAATATCATCAGTTGAAACATGGATTAAATATGGAGAGGCAGTAGGGCTTCTTGCCGAGGAAGTTGCGGCATAG
- a CDS encoding gas vesicle protein: MLEAQRSNSPASLVDVIDRILDKGLIINADITVSIAGIELLGISLRASVASFETAAKYGLSFPAGTDFNKPAWDNAIVEKETCPQCGKTVPVEELLNESCPWCGWVSAKANGRNMLDDGSRA; this comes from the coding sequence ATGCTTGAAGCACAAAGGAGCAATTCTCCGGCATCACTTGTTGATGTAATTGACCGGATTCTTGACAAAGGTCTGATCATTAATGCTGACATCACTGTATCCATTGCCGGAATAGAACTGCTTGGAATTAGTCTCAGGGCATCGGTTGCATCATTTGAAACGGCAGCAAAGTACGGCCTCAGCTTTCCGGCCGGGACAGATTTTAATAAACCTGCATGGGATAATGCAATCGTTGAAAAAGAGACATGCCCACAATGCGGTAAAACTGTTCCTGTCGAGGAGTTACTAAATGAGAGCTGTCCCTGGTGCGGCTGGGTAAGTGCGAAGGCAAACGGCAGGAATATGCTTGATGATGGAAGCAGAGCGTGA
- a CDS encoding GvpL/GvpF family gas vesicle protein codes for MRSRLDTEEKNDSGMSSERRSDKRSGRKKTAGTFGNSMRHSSKKSPKSASYRYVYCIIPSESAGNLPEITGIDDTEIKALSRKKVCAVVSETKDKKHEILDNGVMHQSVVEEVLKYSPLIPMGFGQISSEVSILSFLEKNSYRLGLLMQQYSGKRELVLKASWKMDQVLKDLCDSDDQIRIMHNHLNRKDDLKNHRMKIKIGQKVSDSIDRRSDSTGNEFLKKLKPFSDRVKINKNLNNDMFLNAAFLVDKVYEENFDLAVNDLEDKYSETVSLNYTVSAPYDFINLRL; via the coding sequence ATGAGATCGAGATTGGATACTGAAGAGAAGAATGACAGTGGCATGTCATCTGAGAGAAGGTCAGATAAGAGATCAGGCCGGAAAAAAACAGCCGGAACTTTTGGAAACTCTATGAGGCATTCATCCAAAAAATCACCAAAAAGTGCCTCATACAGATATGTTTACTGTATAATACCCTCAGAATCTGCCGGAAATCTGCCGGAGATAACCGGCATTGACGATACTGAAATCAAAGCACTGTCACGCAAAAAAGTCTGTGCTGTAGTTTCTGAAACAAAAGATAAGAAACATGAGATTCTTGACAACGGAGTGATGCACCAGTCAGTGGTTGAGGAAGTTTTGAAATATTCACCCCTGATCCCTATGGGATTTGGACAGATCTCATCAGAAGTGTCCATATTATCATTTCTGGAGAAGAACAGCTACCGCCTCGGTCTTCTGATGCAGCAGTACTCCGGAAAGAGAGAACTTGTCTTAAAGGCATCATGGAAGATGGATCAGGTTTTAAAGGACCTGTGTGATTCTGATGACCAGATAAGAATAATGCATAACCATCTGAACCGGAAGGATGACCTTAAAAATCACAGGATGAAGATTAAAATAGGACAGAAGGTATCAGATTCCATAGATAGAAGAAGTGACAGTACAGGAAACGAATTTCTGAAAAAATTAAAACCCTTCTCTGACAGAGTAAAAATTAATAAAAACCTCAACAATGATATGTTTTTAAATGCAGCATTTCTTGTGGACAAAGTTTATGAAGAAAATTTTGATCTGGCAGTCAATGATCTTGAAGATAAATACTCAGAAACCGTCAGTTTAAACTATACTGTGTCAGCACCATATGATTTTATAAACCTAAGACTATGA
- the gvpO gene encoding gas vesicle protein, which produces MKLNQIIENAKINTSEFTGMPINSLTGMTRDPETKNLRLEIELLEKRGIPDSMDLLGIYEVLVDEEGDICELSRTGMRKRGDTSIEQIEEY; this is translated from the coding sequence ATGAAACTAAACCAGATTATTGAGAATGCCAAAATAAACACCTCAGAATTTACGGGCATGCCCATAAACTCACTTACAGGTATGACCAGAGATCCGGAGACGAAAAATCTCAGACTTGAGATCGAACTTCTTGAGAAGAGAGGCATACCCGACTCAATGGATCTTTTAGGCATTTACGAAGTTCTTGTAGATGAAGAAGGGGACATATGTGAACTGTCAAGAACAGGAATGAGAAAGAGAGGGGATACGTCAATAGAACAGATTGAGGAATATTAA
- the gvpN gene encoding gas vesicle protein GvpN, which translates to MVSKTTTGKEKVTVINPRQTKGFVHTEAINLLAKRGLRYLNAGYPIHYSGPTGCGKTTLAMHVASLLNRPVILINGDDEYSTSSFIGGEQGYRKHMVVDKFVSRVTKVDESYKKQWVDERLTAACRYGFTLIYNEFTRSRPEANNILLSVLEERVLPIPGMASRTNSSSFLKVHPDFSAIFTSNPEEYAGVYRSQDALIDRMITLDMDYYDKETEIAIVMAKSGQSYHDADIIVKIIRKLRDSDLCEFPPTLRSSIVIAKTTSGVNDESFREVCLDVLSRKIGLDNENGLKPEIVIDDIFNDIFKEEKTVPDLR; encoded by the coding sequence ATGGTTTCAAAAACAACAACAGGAAAAGAGAAAGTCACAGTCATCAATCCCAGGCAGACAAAAGGTTTTGTTCATACAGAAGCTATAAATTTACTGGCAAAAAGGGGACTGAGATATCTTAATGCAGGCTACCCAATACATTATTCCGGGCCGACAGGGTGCGGAAAAACAACCCTTGCCATGCATGTCGCATCCCTGCTCAATCGTCCGGTCATTCTTATAAATGGTGATGACGAATACAGCACATCGTCATTTATAGGAGGGGAGCAGGGTTATCGTAAGCATATGGTTGTGGATAAGTTTGTATCAAGAGTTACAAAAGTTGACGAATCATACAAAAAACAATGGGTCGATGAAAGACTTACAGCAGCATGCAGGTATGGATTCACACTGATCTACAACGAATTTACACGATCAAGGCCGGAGGCAAATAATATACTTCTCTCGGTTCTTGAAGAGAGAGTACTTCCAATACCGGGGATGGCAAGCCGTACAAACAGCAGCAGTTTTTTAAAAGTTCATCCTGACTTTTCAGCCATTTTTACGAGCAATCCTGAAGAATACGCCGGAGTTTACCGCTCACAGGATGCCCTCATTGACAGAATGATAACTCTGGATATGGATTATTACGACAAAGAGACAGAAATTGCGATAGTAATGGCAAAATCCGGCCAGTCATATCATGATGCAGACATAATTGTAAAAATTATAAGAAAACTCAGGGATTCTGATTTATGTGAATTTCCGCCAACATTGCGGTCATCAATAGTTATAGCAAAGACAACCTCAGGCGTTAACGATGAATCATTCAGAGAAGTATGCCTTGATGTTCTTTCACGAAAAATCGGTCTTGATAATGAAAACGGACTGAAACCTGAAATTGTCATTGATGACATTTTTAATGACATATTTAAGGAAGAAAAAACTGTGCCGGATTTAAGGTGA